The Camelina sativa cultivar DH55 chromosome 14, Cs, whole genome shotgun sequence genome includes a window with the following:
- the LOC104742000 gene encoding G-type lectin S-receptor-like serine/threonine-protein kinase At1g34300, producing MEVKLLPLPLPLPLLLLLLLLHFPFSFSTIPLGSVIYPSGSNNQNWQSPNSTFSVSFVPSSSPDSFLAAVSFAGNVPIWSAGTVDSRGSLRLLPSGSLRLTNGSGATVWDSRTDRLGVTSGSIKDSGELVLLNNRSVPVWSSFDNPTDTIVQSQNFTIGKVLRSGPYSFQLERSGNLTLRWNNNTVYWNHGLNSSFSSNLSSPSLGLQTNGVVSIFDSSLRGGVDTVYSGDYGDSDTFRFLKLDDDGNLKIYSSASGNSGPVTDHWSAVDQCLVYGYCGNFGICSYNDTDPICLCPSLNFDFVDVDDKRKGCKRKLELNDCSGSTTMLELAHTRLFTYENDPNSESFFAGSSPCRANCLSSSACLASVSMSDGSGNCWQKRPGSFFTGYQRPSVPSTSYVKVCGPVVPNTLLIAKKDDGNNSKVHLWIVAVAVIGGLLGLIAVEVGLWWCCCRKNPRFGTLSSHYTLLEYASGAPVQFTYKELQRCTKSFKEKLGAGGFGTVYKGVLTNRTVVAVKQLEGIEQGEKQFRMEVATISSTHHLNLVRLIGFCSQGRHRLLVYEFMRNGSLDNFLFAVDSGKFLTWEYRFNIALGTAKGITYLHEECRDCIVHCDIKPENILVDDNYAAKVSDFGLAKLLNPKDNRYNMSSVRGTRGYLAPEWLANLPITSKSDVYSYGMVLLEIVSGKRNFDVSEKTNHKKFSIWAYEEFEKGNTEAILDTRLGEDQTVDMEQVRRMVKTSFWCIQEQPLQRPTMGKVVQMLEGITEIKKPPCPKTISEVSFSGNSMSTRSMLVASGATRSSSSSATRSFQTMGITSSGPASTRISEGSLLGS from the coding sequence ATGGAGGTGAAGcttctccctctccctctccctctccctcttcttcttcttcttcttctccttcacttcCCTTTCTCATTCTCTACAATACCTCTCGGCTCTGTTATCTACCCTTCCGGTTCCAACAACCAGAATTGGCAATCTCCCAATTCCACTTTCTCCGTCTCCTTTGTTCCATCTTCTTCACCTGATTCCTTCCTCGCCGCCGTTTCTTTCGCAGGTAACGTTCCTATTTGGTCAGCAGGAACCGTTGACTCACGAGgatctcttcgtcttctccccTCCGGCTCTCTCCGCCTTACCAATGGCTCCGGCGCCACCGTTTGGGATTCTAGAACCGATCGTCTCGGTGTTACTTCCGGTTCGATTAAAGATTCCGGTGAACTCGTCCTCCTCAATAACCGAAGCGTTCCGGTTTGGTCTTCCTTCGATAACCCGACGGACACGATCGTCCAATCGCAAAATTTCACCATCGGTAAGGTTCTCCGATCTGGTCCTTACTCGTTTCAGTTAGAGAGAAGTGGGAATCTTACTCTTAGGTGGAACAATAACACGGTTTACTGGAATCATGGACTCAACTCATCGTTTAGCTCGAATCTATCGTCTCCTAGCTTAGGTTTACAGACTAATGGAGTTGTGTCCATCTTCGATTCCAGTCTTCGTGGAGGAGTTGACACTGTTTACAGTGGAGATTACGGTGATAGCGATACGTTTAGGTTCTTGAAGTTAGATGATGATGGGAATTTGAAAATTTACAGTTCCGCGAGTGGGAACAGTGGACCTGTGACGGATCATTGGTCTGCTGTTGATCAGTGTCTTGTTTATGGATATTGTGGGAACTTTGGGATTTGTAGTTACAACGATACTGATCCGATTTGCTTGTGTCCGTCTCTcaactttgattttgttgatgtgGATGATAAGAGAAAGGGGTGTAAGAGGAAATTGGAGCTAAATGATTGTTCTGGCAGCACAACCATGCTTGAGTTGGCTCACACTAGGTTGTTTACGTATGAAAACGATCCGAACTCGGAGAGTTTCTTTGCCGGTAGTTCGCCTTGCAGAGCTAACTGTCTTAGCAGCTCTGCTTGTCTTGCTTCAGTCTCAATGTCTGATGGGTCAGGCAATTGTTGGCAAAAACGACCTGGTTCCTTCTTTACTGGGTACCAGAGGCCATCTGTTCCGAGTACTTCTTATGTTAAAGTGTGTGGTCCAGTTGTGCCTAACACACTTTTGATTGCAAAGAAAGATGATGGTAACAACTCGAAAGTGCATTTGTGGATTGTCGCAGTTGCTGTAATAGGTGGGCTTCTTGGTTTAATTGCAGTAGAGGTAGGTCTCTGGTGGTGCTGCTGCAGAAAGAATCCTCGGTTTGGAACTTTATCGTCTCACTACACTTTGCTTGAGTACGCTTCTGGTGCACCTGTGCAGTTTACCTATAAGGAGCTGCAGCGTTGCACCAAAAGTTTCAAAGAGAAGCTTGGAGCTGGAGGGTTTGGCACTGTGTATAAAGGCGTGCTCACTAATAGAACCGTGGTTGCAGTGAAGCAACTTGAAGGAATTGAGCAAGGAGAAAAGCAGTTTAGGATGGAGGTTGCTACTATTAGCAGCACACACCATCTGAATCTAGTCAGACTGATCGGGTTTTGCTCCCAGGGAAGACACAGGCTTCTCGTCTATGAGTTCATGAGAAACGGATCTCTCGATAATTTCCTGTTTGCTGTTGATTCAGGGAAGTTCTTGACTTGGGAGTATCGGTTTAACATTGCGCTTGGGACTGCAAAGGGAATAACGTACCTCCACGAGGAGTGCCGCGACTGCATTGTACACTGCGACATTAAACCCGAGAACATCCTTGTGGATGATAATTACGCTGCCAAAGTCTCGGACTTTGGGCTCGCCAAACTCTTGAACCCAAAAGACAACAGATACAACATGAGCAGCGTTAGAGGAACAAGAGGCTACTTAGCTCCTGAATGGCTCGCAAATCTTCCCATAACCTCAAAATCGGATGTCTACAGCTACGGAATGGTTCTACTAGAGATAGTCAGTGGAAAAAGGAACTTTGATGTCTCGGAGAAAACGAACCACAAGAAATTCTCGATCTGGGCTTACGAGGAGTTTGAAAAGGGCAACACCGAGGCGATCCTAGACACACGTTTAGGCGAAGATCAAACAGTTGACATGGAACAAGTGCGGAGGATGGTTAAAACAAGCTTCTGGTGCATACAAGAGCAGCCATTGCAGAGGCCGACGATGGGGAAAGTGGTTCAAATGCTAGAAGGAATCACGGAGATAAAGAAGCCGCCATGTCCAAAGACCATAAGCGAAGTATCGTTTTCAGGGAACAGTATGAGCACAAGATCTATGTTGGTTGCTTCGGGTGCGACTcgatcatcctcttcctctgccACGCGGTCGTTTCAGACAATGGGGATCACATCGTCCGGACCGGCTTCCACAAGGATCAGTGAAGGTTCGTTGCTTGGATCTTAA
- the LOC104742001 gene encoding uncharacterized protein LOC104742001 isoform X2 codes for MGLGKAVDVLDTLGSSMTNLNLSGGFSSATTVKGNKISILSFEVANTIVKGANLMHSLSKDSITHLKEAVLPSEGVQNLISKDMDELLRTAAADKREELRIFSGEVVRFGNRCKDPQYHNLDRFFDRLGSEFTPQKHLKQEAETIMHQLMSFVHFTADLYHELHALDRFEQDYQRKIQEEENPSTAQRGVGDTLAILRTELKNQKKHVRNLKKKSLWSRILEEVMEKLVDVVHFLHLEIHEAFGAADLDKPANDPPINHKKLGSAGLALHYANIITQIDTLVSRSSTMPASTRDALYQGLPPRIKSALRSRIQSFQIKEELTVPQIKAEMEKTLQWLVPVATNTTKAHHGFGWVGEWASSGSEANQRPAGQTILRIDTLHHADKEKTEVYILDLVVWLHHLVTQVRATTGYGLRSPVKSPIRSPNQKTIQLSSGSHNPSQGSPLLTIEDQEMLRDVSKRRKTPGISKSQEFDTVAKARLSKYHRLSKSSSHSPMMGEMMKNNKDTFSTRRPSSVPIIDFDIDRMKALDVIDRVDTIGSL; via the exons ATGGGACTTGGTAAAGCTGTTGATGTGTTGGACACACTTGGGAGTAGCATGACGAATCTGAATCTTAGTGGGGGATTTTCTTCTGCGACGACAGTTAAAGGGAATAAGATCTCAATCTTGTCTTTTGAAGTTGCTAACACCATTGTTAAAGGCGCCAATCTTATGCATTCCCTTTCAAAAGATAGCATCACACATTTGAAAGAGGCAGTGTTACCTTCAGAAGGTGTCCAAAACCTAATATCGAAAGACATGGATGAACTGTTGAGAACTGCTGCTGCGGATAAAAG GGAAGAGTTGAGGATCTTTTCTGGAGAGGTGGTGCGTTTTGGGAATCGTTGCAAGGATCCTCAATACCACAACCTGGATCGCTTCTTTGACAG GTTGGGCTCTGAATTTACACCCCAGAAACATTTGAAACAGGAAGCAGAAACCATAATGCACCAGCTGATGTCATTTGTTCATTTTACAGCT GACTTGTATCACGAACTCCATGCGCTGGATAGGTTTGAACAAGATTACCAACGTAAGATCCAGGAAGAAGAGAACCCAAGCACAGCACAACGAG GTGTGGGAGATACACTTGCTATCTTGAGAACTGAActaaaaaatcagaagaagcaTGTAAGAAACTTAAAGAAAAAATCTCTTTGGTCTAGGATCTTGGAAGAG GTAATGGAGAAACTTGTAGATGTTGTCCATTTCTTGCATTTGGAGATTCATGAAGCCTTTGGTGCTGCAG ATCTTGATAAGCCTGCAAATGACCCGCCAATCAATCATAAGAAATTGGGCTCTGCTGGTCTTGCCTTACATTACGCAAACATCATCACTCAAATTGATACTCTT GTATCCCGGTCTAGCACTATGCCTGCAAGCACAAGAGACGCATTGTACCAAGGTTTACCCCCAAGAATAAAATCTGCTTTACGGTCCAGAATACAGTCCTTTCAGATTAAGGAAGAG CTAACTGTTCCTCAAATAAAAGCGGAAATGGAAAAAACGTTGCAGTGGCTTGTTCCTGTTGCTACAAACACAACCAA AGCACATCACGGGTTTGGATGGGTTGGAGAATGGGCAAGTTCCGG GTCGGAAGCGAACCAGAGACCTGCAGGACAAACAATACTAAGGATAGATACACTTCACCATGCagataaagaaaaaactgaGGTTTACATATTAGACCTGGTGGTGTGGCTTCATCATCTCGTTACGCAAGTCAGGGCCACTACTGGTTATGGTCTAAGATCTCCCGTTAAGTCTCCAATCAGATCACCTAACCAGAAAACGATCCAACTCTCCAGCGGTTCACACAACCCAAGTCAGGGTTCTCCATTGCTAACTATAGAGGATCAAGAGATGCTTAGAGACGTAAGCAAGAGGAGAAAAACACCAGGAATAAGCAAAAGCCAAGAGTTTGATACGGTGGCGAAAGCACGGCTTTCCAAGTACCACAGGCTAAGCAAGAGCAGTAGCCACTCGCCAATGATGGGAGAGATGATGAAAAATAACAAGGATACTTTCTCAACCAGAAGACCTTCTTCTGTTCCCATCATTGATTTTGACATTGATCGCATGAAAGCTCTTGATGTGATTGACCGCGTGGACACCATCGGAAGCTTGTAG
- the LOC104742001 gene encoding uncharacterized protein LOC104742001 isoform X1: MGGLCSRSSSVNNAPGGSFAHVNGHLNNGSEVKHQSGDGRARDKVADPSPLREDNVGDKQHTSESFSFPNLNVVSGGSHPQNIEDGIPRLSRVLSQKSRSTKSRQAAVAKVSEVSSILGRAGTMGLGKAVDVLDTLGSSMTNLNLSGGFSSATTVKGNKISILSFEVANTIVKGANLMHSLSKDSITHLKEAVLPSEGVQNLISKDMDELLRTAAADKREELRIFSGEVVRFGNRCKDPQYHNLDRFFDRLGSEFTPQKHLKQEAETIMHQLMSFVHFTADLYHELHALDRFEQDYQRKIQEEENPSTAQRGVGDTLAILRTELKNQKKHVRNLKKKSLWSRILEEVMEKLVDVVHFLHLEIHEAFGAADLDKPANDPPINHKKLGSAGLALHYANIITQIDTLVSRSSTMPASTRDALYQGLPPRIKSALRSRIQSFQIKEELTVPQIKAEMEKTLQWLVPVATNTTKAHHGFGWVGEWASSGSEANQRPAGQTILRIDTLHHADKEKTEVYILDLVVWLHHLVTQVRATTGYGLRSPVKSPIRSPNQKTIQLSSGSHNPSQGSPLLTIEDQEMLRDVSKRRKTPGISKSQEFDTVAKARLSKYHRLSKSSSHSPMMGEMMKNNKDTFSTRRPSSVPIIDFDIDRMKALDVIDRVDTIGSL, translated from the exons ATGGGTGGGCTTTGTTCGAGGAGTTCTTCTGTAAATAATGCTCCTGGTGGAAGCTTTGCACATGTTAATGGTCATCTAAATAATGGGTCTGAGGTGAAACATCAGTCTGGTGATGGCAGAGCAAGAGACAAAGTTGCTGACCCTTCTCCTCTGAGGGAGGATAATGTGGGTGATAAGCAGCATACATCAGAATCGTTTTCGTTTCCTAATTTGAATGTAGTCTCTGGTGGATCTCATCCTCAGAATATCGAAGATGGAATTCCTCGTTTATCCAGGGTTTTATCTCAGAAATCTAGATCCACTAAGTCTAGGCAGGCTGCTGTGGCTAAG GTTTCAGAAGTAAGCTCTATTTTGGGTAGGGCTGGCACTATGGGACTTGGTAAAGCTGTTGATGTGTTGGACACACTTGGGAGTAGCATGACGAATCTGAATCTTAGTGGGGGATTTTCTTCTGCGACGACAGTTAAAGGGAATAAGATCTCAATCTTGTCTTTTGAAGTTGCTAACACCATTGTTAAAGGCGCCAATCTTATGCATTCCCTTTCAAAAGATAGCATCACACATTTGAAAGAGGCAGTGTTACCTTCAGAAGGTGTCCAAAACCTAATATCGAAAGACATGGATGAACTGTTGAGAACTGCTGCTGCGGATAAAAG GGAAGAGTTGAGGATCTTTTCTGGAGAGGTGGTGCGTTTTGGGAATCGTTGCAAGGATCCTCAATACCACAACCTGGATCGCTTCTTTGACAG GTTGGGCTCTGAATTTACACCCCAGAAACATTTGAAACAGGAAGCAGAAACCATAATGCACCAGCTGATGTCATTTGTTCATTTTACAGCT GACTTGTATCACGAACTCCATGCGCTGGATAGGTTTGAACAAGATTACCAACGTAAGATCCAGGAAGAAGAGAACCCAAGCACAGCACAACGAG GTGTGGGAGATACACTTGCTATCTTGAGAACTGAActaaaaaatcagaagaagcaTGTAAGAAACTTAAAGAAAAAATCTCTTTGGTCTAGGATCTTGGAAGAG GTAATGGAGAAACTTGTAGATGTTGTCCATTTCTTGCATTTGGAGATTCATGAAGCCTTTGGTGCTGCAG ATCTTGATAAGCCTGCAAATGACCCGCCAATCAATCATAAGAAATTGGGCTCTGCTGGTCTTGCCTTACATTACGCAAACATCATCACTCAAATTGATACTCTT GTATCCCGGTCTAGCACTATGCCTGCAAGCACAAGAGACGCATTGTACCAAGGTTTACCCCCAAGAATAAAATCTGCTTTACGGTCCAGAATACAGTCCTTTCAGATTAAGGAAGAG CTAACTGTTCCTCAAATAAAAGCGGAAATGGAAAAAACGTTGCAGTGGCTTGTTCCTGTTGCTACAAACACAACCAA AGCACATCACGGGTTTGGATGGGTTGGAGAATGGGCAAGTTCCGG GTCGGAAGCGAACCAGAGACCTGCAGGACAAACAATACTAAGGATAGATACACTTCACCATGCagataaagaaaaaactgaGGTTTACATATTAGACCTGGTGGTGTGGCTTCATCATCTCGTTACGCAAGTCAGGGCCACTACTGGTTATGGTCTAAGATCTCCCGTTAAGTCTCCAATCAGATCACCTAACCAGAAAACGATCCAACTCTCCAGCGGTTCACACAACCCAAGTCAGGGTTCTCCATTGCTAACTATAGAGGATCAAGAGATGCTTAGAGACGTAAGCAAGAGGAGAAAAACACCAGGAATAAGCAAAAGCCAAGAGTTTGATACGGTGGCGAAAGCACGGCTTTCCAAGTACCACAGGCTAAGCAAGAGCAGTAGCCACTCGCCAATGATGGGAGAGATGATGAAAAATAACAAGGATACTTTCTCAACCAGAAGACCTTCTTCTGTTCCCATCATTGATTTTGACATTGATCGCATGAAAGCTCTTGATGTGATTGACCGCGTGGACACCATCGGAAGCTTGTAG